From Camelina sativa cultivar DH55 chromosome 5, Cs, whole genome shotgun sequence:
CCtaatgctgaaaaaaaaaaaatgcaaaaattttGGTATTGCAAATAATGATCGCAAACCCCTATGGAAAACTTATATCTATGGCTTATGGGTTGGAAAGCTACTCACCAAGTTTTGTGCATACCGGAGTttgtttgccttttttttttgtatcatctCTCAAGACTGGTTACTTGGTTAGATGTGTCTTTGATCTACTCATCAAGTTGTGGACGCATGAACTAGTATCTTCTATTCTTCACCAAGAAAGGGTATGACttttagaaaatgttattttatcaCTGTTGTGTTGAAAGACATTGTATACAAAGGCCACGCAGTAAcattaataatctttttttttcaattgagaTTTACGATTTTTCTAGGAACTGTCCTCTCATAATACTCCTCGTTGATATATGTCTAATTTCCTCCTCATTAGTTGTTTAATGTCTACACTACAAGGATGTTGTTATTACATGCTAGTTCTGCAAATTAACCAAATCGAACCGGAACCAAAGtgaaaagaagaatcaaaattttaaaatactataagaGATAAgaaattttacaacaaaattttaaaatactataagaGATACTAAATTTTACAACCAAAAGAATCAATACTTATTTGGAAAAAAGTAATCGATTTCTTTAAATACTAcataaaacaagaaacagatgttgaatagtcatttttattcatcaaagttttgagctcaaatacaagaattcaTGGCACaacaaatcaatatataacCCTAGATGCATGTTAGAGTTGAGTCGTATATCTTGTGTTTTAAGTCTTTTGCTTTTCTCTCGATTATGTCCCTTGTTGAGGTCTCTCTCCTTTATAGAGAAATCTTTTTACATGGAGAGTATTGAGGTCTACTCAAGCCTTTAGAGAGTAGCACTCACTTGACATAGGAATATATTATGTATCTTAATATTGTAAATTGTAGTTAAAATGTTATGTACAAAGATtgatatgatttaattttttagtcctaattttttttaatgtgatgtGGTTTAATTTCTAGATATATTATGATTAATTGATTATTAATGGGATTATATGTACAAAGAAAGATGTTATACTTAATTCTAGTGATCATACATAAAGTTTAGGCTCTAAAATATACTTCACAAATCATATGAGTAAGGACTTGAATAAGTGATAGATATATATGAGTAAGGACTTGAATAAGTGATAGATATATCACAACATATATTAgaatcaataaaaattataatggaTCATTATGAATTCTTTTAGGACTACCATTATCTACATTCTACGACATCACAAAGACATTTTACGTGTACATGTGTATTACTGTCTTCACGTTTCTCATGGTTCGTAACCTCGTTCGAGCGATTATCATTTTTTGATGTGTCATCATTATTACCATCATCTTCAATAATTGTAACCACATGATCATCATGACATTTGATTGGCCGGCCACAAACAATGCTTTTTGCATTTGTTTTCTCGAAAGACAAAGGCCGTTCAGTCTTGTCCTTAAATTTTGCAGCGGATGCTAGTTCATGTAGGGATTCCAAGATTTTCTCTGTCAGATTAATAATGTCGATGAGCAAGGAGATCGCGGTCAGAAGTGAGATCAATTCTAGTGGCTCAACTTCTTTCAAGATGCCTGAATTAAGTAAGTTGGTGAGAGATTTGCATGCAGATCGTGCGTTTTGGACATGAAGATCACATGAAGATGGTTTCGTCATTTTCTTTAACGACATTGACATTTCTTTCATCGCTTTGCCTGACTCCAAACTCATTCTTTTCAAAGGTTCTcgtagtttattttttatttcaactGGTACCTGAAAAATTATAACAAACGAAtgaataacttttaaaataaataaatgaggaGTTTATAGAAAAGTGGTTTAGACAAATTATTTCGTAAGACTTTGAGAAGGCTTCTAAAGGCAAAATTGTTTTTCAATTTAACTTACAAAACCTACATCAAGAACATTATATTGGTTTCAAGTTTACGAATTGATTTGGTGTAACAATACCTTAGTATCATCAGTATTAAGATATGAATTGAGGGCATGAATACGGTAAGCACACTGTCGGATGAGTTCACCGAGAGCTAGATATTGTTTCCAAGGGTGTCGGAATCTGAATTGGCCGTGACCAGGCTCCCATTTTGCAAAATTAGCCTATATaagaaaacgacaaaaaaacataatgaaatGAGATATAGTGGTGAAAATAAAGCAAGAAGTGAAAATTTCAGGGTACACCACTAACCAAAGATTCTTCATTGCTTTTTGAGTTGAGAACACTTTTATAGTTGTCAAAATCCTTTTTTCGTTTGTCAACCTCTTTGGTGTCATCATTTCCTACAGCTTCACAATACTTGTCCCCAAAATCTGCCAAactccaatttttatttttcttgatagtaaaaataaatattccaTTCCATATCATAGTGTCAAtccaatgtaatatatatagtaggattttatatatacaccaactttttaaaaatacctagaaaaaaaacatattttgatgTTAACTTTGTAAACTATTTTAAGAAATTAGCACCCAATCAAGgagtttatgttttaatttaagtGTGCTTGACagaaaaagttacaaaattctttaaaacaaaaagaaaaaataaacggagatctcaaatctttttttttttttgataaagtatATCAAATTTCATTCCatgaaattgttttgtttataatatttttttatcagcATTCAgttttaacataattaaagaCTTTTAATATTCTTCTAACTTGAATAAAGTTATAATTCttacaaataaagattttaacAGTGAAACAAAATTCTCTAACATGTTATAGTTGTTAAAGATCATTATCAAAAATATCCTTATTAGTCATCACACAAAATGGAAGCGAATAAGAAAACTTGAAACTTTTCCCACGAGAAAGAAGCTCGTGACCAAGTGGCAAAACATCTGCCACGCATCTAGAGTTCCAAACTAACCTTAAAAGAGTTATACTGttcaaatcagaaaaaaatcataatgaaaGGGAGATACCTAACAAGAAAAAGGAGAGTTTCTCTAAGTTAGAGGCCAGGAGTGAATGAAGATCTTGGCCGGCCCAAACAGGGCAGACAAAGATGGAGATAAGGACACAACTGAGCCCTCCGATAATCACTGTGGATATTCTCTTATGGGTCAGCATTAGAACCTGCTCCTCTCTGAACCCCGACACTGATATCAACGCAAAAGTGAGTATGAATATCAACAGGCTGTAATCGTATCTCGCCTTCACCCGCGGGACGAACCTCACAAACGTCGACAAGGCAGCTATATAACACccaaccaaaagagaaaaaaaatacattaatccGAGTAGTAATTATCAATTTTTGGCTGTGATCTGTCTCAAACGCTAACTTTTAGTGTTATATATCTTTCCTTTTCCCAACCCCATAATTAACTATAATCCGGACTGGAGGATAAGTGTTTCACTAAAAATAAATCAGTAAACCGAATATTAACATTACGTGCTCAAACGTTTAGCACGAATTGAATTAACCCATACTGTTCAAAGAGATGATCAAACTCCGGCCAATGAAAAGGACTCAAGGAACAATAGCCAATAAATGTTATATAATAACAtgtaaatacaaaaacaaacttgaatgcaaagaaacaataatatcttcttccttatggttatatatatatacaagacttaatttatatacatatacctTGTACAAAGACAAATATTGCAAGAAGAATGGGTTCTCCTGTTGCACCAGACATGCTGGCCAGGTGATGAGCTCCGATTCCAAGTGCCCCGGCGAAGAGTGTCGCCGCCACTCTGTTAAATCCTTTACCGATCGTGGcccctaatatatatatacacaccatCTAAGTATATTATTACAAACGACAATTAAAGTGAGATCTTTAACTATAACACGTGATCATGTTGTTATCCAAACTTTATTTCTTGTAATATTTACTTATTGCATGGCATGCATGCTGGATGCAGAGATCATGAAGGagagtaataataaaaagataaaaataaagaatacgAATTAGACGGACCAACAGAGAACTCGAAGACGACAACAACCGTCATAACAGCCCACATTGCATTAACACCGAAGCTGTCGTAGAGAGGTTGGTAATAATAGAAAGAAGAGACCAAGGCAAGAACCAGACCCACTTTAAACGAGTGAACAACTCTCCTCGGGTCTTCTTTTGCCAGTCTTTTCCCttctctcacaatctctctcactttttcCATATCTGTAGATTTGTCTCAACAAACCTTTTTGATTACCAGTTAccagggagagagaaagagagtataTTAGGAGAGATATTTGTGAGTGTGGGTTTTATCACATGTTATCATGATCCAGCTATTATTTATAAGGAGACTGTAAGAGAGAATCTGATGGACACCTTATAAAATGATATTAAATTATATCTTGGCTTTTGTATACCacttatcaaaagaaaatatcatgtgTTTTCTTTACATACTTTTCAGGTATTAATATATCAGAACTTGGctttcaatattatattttactaaatGAATATCTagttttttaaatgaataaatatGGCCTCTCTTTATCTAATATATCATCTCATTTCATTTTAGTAAAtgcattccaactaaaaaatttgataaacaaCCTAAAACTAGCaaaaatagttttaattataaaaatttttcagttttatattaattcactcataaatataaaattctcATATTcttatgtataaaattaaatagaattAAAATAGGGTTTAATATTCATACTTTACTAGACTTGCAAAAatgttataagaaaaataaaaaattgtaaaacacaACTTAAAAATTAACTACATCAAAATAATGCTCGTTATTTCTAAAGATACAGTAGTATAATTTTTTCGGTAATTTTCGATGTTACTGTAATTGGATTTTTAATGCattatttatacataaaaattgatatttattttgtggaaaacaaattttgattatatatcattgttattttcttgatttccctatatttcattttatttatagaaaGCAATGCCTATAAAAGAAATGccccaaattttttattaacaaaacatatgctaaaagtttagaaaagctcgtaatattttttgatattttgtatgatatattttttttaatgatattcCACGAAACAATCAAATTACGATCAGGTAACTGATCCACATGCACACATAACTGAATCAGGTATAATGAGCTAATCCTGCAAATATTTTGTTCTCCCAAATTTGGCAACTTTCTAAGGTGTTGAGGGTGATTCTTCGTTCTTGGGCTTTACCACAAgctatttttcttgttttgtttttatatatctccCTCTCCTCTATTTTAACTCTTGCAtcatatagaaaaacaaattaatcaaacGACTCCCATATTAGAATTACTATACCTTAGTGTATATTGTACATGTTCAAATCTCAGCGTTACAAATATGCTGAGTTTAACTCATTAATTAGTGACATACATACTATACTTCCACTTTTTGACAGATGTGTGATACTTCTTTATTAAATCTCAGTATCAACACATGTCATATATGATCAGCTTATAATTAAGTGTACAAGAAGCTGTTAATGACTCTCAGTACATTGATTTGTATCGTACTTTATTTAAGCTTTAAATAGTTCTCCGTTGcgatatatataatagaaattttaataaaaagaaagaaaactctCCAAGCACCTAAATATATGTGTAAACTGATTTTCGTGAGAACATTGTCCTTGTATTCCTAACATATGAGAGAGGTGTTGTACAAATCAGGGATGGACCGTGGTAAGTTCTTGCATCACTGGGCTAGCTCAACTTGTACCCTCCACTCCTGGACTCCATACCCAAATGAGGAAAAAGGTGATTGTACTCTTTTCAACTCgtcaaattattaatttttagaattaacTCATCCATATGATGATCCTTTATGAAATTTTTAATCGTGGACTATATAACTTAGTGAAAGAAGCCACATAAACTCTATTTCTATCAAATTATATGCTTCCTATACAATATAAGAGCTCAAACTACGAATGAccactaaaatttaaaatgtaagGCCACTAATAATAGATCATCTCTATTTGGATTACGACATGTGCTAAAGTAGATGAGTTGTCTCTTTGCCGCATTCCAAAACTATACTTACCCAACTTCTTATCAAACCGATTTGGTATGTGGTAATGGGAAACAGAACCTCAAGTTGTCCTATAAGGACTAAGTAGCGCATGCCCTTAATTATATCGTGAATTTCCTACCTATTTCCTATTAAACCACTTTGGTTTCATAATTTTCCTAATTCATGTCAAAACATCTTTAGACTGAATTTATCTAGTTTTTGCATGCGATACCGAAGATTAGCAGATTTCAACCTATATaacaaattaagaatattttaaatgcaaaataaataattcactAACAGCTAAATGTCATTGACTCTAGCTTGGTTTCATGATATTGATGGTTTCGTACTTCAATTTATAACAAGTGGCGCAGTAGGATCGGATGACATGGAAAATGCAAGCGCTGAGTCACCGCACTCACTATCtatgttgtaagttgtaacaagGAATCAAACTCCAATAccattttttcttcctctttcatAATTAAGTCGATGTCTAGATTCGTTTCAGCCTCAAATCAGACACTTTAATTCTTCATTTCATTCTTTATATGTTTCTGTTGAGTAAAAAAGTTACATCGCATTAAtgactaaataaataacaaactcaaaagatcacaagaagaaagaaaatctCGATGAACAACGAGCTAATTAAGAGAGTAAACCAAAAGGTAAAACTGTAAAAGTAGACAAGTAGTCATGTACGATTTACACTACGTACGTACATGAATAAGCTTTGTGATATTTCGGAAGTCAGTGTGCATACAGAAAATGAACATCACTATATAtgatcttggaaaaaaaaaaactgacttAATTAGCCTAAGAATTGCATGTACATACGAGAACAAAATTACTTATAAGTCAAACGAGCATGCATCATCTTCTAATAGATCCAGTGTCTACTTCctcaaaagaaagatgatatgTCCTTGAAAGAACTTGTCACTTacaatccaagaaaaaaaaaaaggccaagGGACATAGATCCTTgatgtttgaactttgaactcaCTGCACAAACCAAACATAAGAGATTTTAAAGCAATATAATTAATTCTGGTAATAACTATCTCATCAGTAAAGCAAGAAAGATGCATGAATTATTTCTATTTAACAAACAAGGTAGTATCAACCAAGGACTACGTGAAACCATACGTAAAATCTAAGATCCATTGTCGTGAAGCTTGTTTCAACCTAAAGCGTGACTTATGTAGTCTATAaacaataaactttttttttgtgtgtagaaAATAAGGTGTATCCAAGATATATATCCGTGAGCATTTATATTTTGCAAGAAAGCATTGATAACATCCATTAGTATCACTTTTCATAGCAGCCGTTAGTTTCTAACAACATGTAAAAGATATACATCAACTGTTTGCTATAATAGAATTCTCTATAATGATAACTGGGGTAGAATAATTGCTTTACTGCCAcaacattatataaatatttaagcAAATAGTATTTTcgttgcttttgcttttactcTACAAGCGATTTGCcataaggaaaataaaaataaaaaacgaggAAAAGATAAAATTTCACTGGAGTAAGAAAAGTTTGGTATTATTAAAAGACCTTAatccatttatattttattaaatatacatATGTTATAGTTGACTTAAAAGTTATGTATGTTGGGAGTCATTCTTGAGTGAGTAGAGAAATGGCATGGTTCATAGGTTCCCACACGGTATAATAATATACTAGATAGAGATAAGACATTCCTCATTTTTATTAGTATCGATTTTTGAAGCTTAGGTAAGGATGCCTTAAtggtttgttatatattattatccaTTACAGaattaataaaagtataaaatccTAACTTGATGTAGTTTTTGTGCATGTATTAATGTTATATAGACAATCGTATAGGTCGTAAACttctcatcaacatcatcatcaacgacATTTGATGCTTCTATTGAAACATTATGCCAAAGATATCCATCATTAGGCAATGTTTAAAAACATTCGATTCTTTCAGGGCCGGCCGGCGTATTTAAATGCCCTAcgcaaacgaaaaaaaaaagttgccctttttatttttaatagtataaaataaaataaattttcatatacTAATTTCCCTATcagtatatataactttttttttaatctcaaacAAGACAAATCTTGCTACATCCCTTTAGAATTTAATATTCGTATCTATTTATTCAGTTCacctatataaaaataataatacaacttGCGGTTAATTTCTACAACTGAAAAAGGtgcatattgtatatatataaaaagatataaagAGAACATACATCTGTAGCCTAGTGGGGAATTATCTCTAGTAGACTGTTTGATAAAGTATTATTGGAAGCATATTTTAAAAGTGAGGAAGAAAATTGAAGGGcccaaggaaaaagaaaaaaaaaaacttataatgtGAATTTTTGTGAATCATAATGTGCTGTCGATTATCCCATCATAATCTGTAGAGTGGAGAGAAGGCTAAAGCAAGACACAAAGATGTTCATGCACCTTTTGCAGCAAAGTTTAGGTACCTCAAAAGGGTAAATAAAGCATATtgagacaacaaacaaaaacacattctTAAATTTGTATCTTGAGGTCAAGAGTCTCAAGACTAGTTTTGATCCACTAATCagtatgcaaaaaaaaaaatgtgaaacttAGGAATGGATTAAGACATCCATTAGAGATCAGATTAGTGTAGTTTTGAAGTCACATGACAGCACATTATAAGGCTGTTAACTaaagtattatattttataactaaccATTGTTAGCTTTTTCTTNNNNNNNNNNNNNNNNNNNNNNNNNNNNNNNNNNNNNNNNNNNNNNNNNNNNNNNNNNNNNNNNNNNNNNNNNNNNNNNNNNNNNNNNNNNNNNNNNNNNNNNNNNNNNNNNNNNNNNNNNNNNNNNNNNNNNNNNNNNNNNNNNNNNNNNNNNNNNNNNNNNNNNNNNNNNNNNNNNNNNNNNNNNNNNNNNNNNNNNNNNNNNNNNNNNNNNNNNNNNNNNNNNNNNNNNNNNNNNNNNNNNNNNNNNNNNNNNNNNNNNNNNNNNNNNNNNNNNNNNNNNNNNNNNNNNNNNNNNNNNNNNNNNNNNNNNNNNNNNNNNNNNNNNNNNNNNNNNNNNNNNNNNNNNNNNNNNNNNNNNNNNNNNNNNNNNNNNNNNNNNNNNNNNNNNNNNNNNNNNNNNNNNNNNNNNNNNNNNNNNNNNNNNNNNNNNNNNNNNNNNNNNNNNNNNNNNNNNN
This genomic window contains:
- the LOC104787001 gene encoding aluminum-activated malate transporter 7-like — translated: MEKVREIVREGKRLAKEDPRRVVHSFKVGLVLALVSSFYYYQPLYDSFGVNAMWAVMTVVVVFEFSVGATIGKGFNRVAATLFAGALGIGAHHLASMSGATGEPILLAIFVFVQAALSTFVRFVPRVKARYDYSLLIFILTFALISVSGFREEQVLMLTHKRISTVIIGGLSCVLISIFVCPVWAGQDLHSLLASNLEKLSFFLLDFGDKYCEAVGNDDTKEVDKRKKDFDNYKSVLNSKSNEESLANFAKWEPGHGQFRFRHPWKQYLALGELIRQCAYRIHALNSYLNTDDTKVPVEIKNKLREPLKRMSLESGKAMKEMSMSLKKMTKPSSCDLHVQNARSACKSLTNLLNSGILKEVEPLELISLLTAISLLIDIINLTEKILESLHELASAAKFKDKTERPLSFEKTNAKSIVCGRPIKCHDDHVVTIIEDDGNNDDTSKNDNRSNEVTNHEKREDSNTHVHVKCLCDVVECR